Proteins found in one Methylobacter sp. S3L5C genomic segment:
- a CDS encoding HlyD family type I secretion periplasmic adaptor subunit — protein sequence MKERLAQVTTVTGIPLLTDDRSIRTIGVVILIATFGILGTWGYLAPIDSAALAPGYVTVKSHRKTVQHLDGGIVSQLMAKDGDVVKAGDVLLILDGTEVKAQLEIIRGQHITLSAQIARLMAERDQQNQINFPDELHDLSDPHIAQATHGESQLFSARKSALQGEISVLNQRISQLGSKIKGLQGQRSSKEALMISYGDEVHDLKELLAEGFADKQRLRDIERNHAQVTGEVAALSSEIAGNEIQIGETKLQILQLQKKFQEEVALKLGEVQAELYDVAQRLVATRDKVARTVIIAPANGRVLGLSVHNVGGVISPGKPILDIVPQQEELIIDAQVSPMDIDRVRAGLLAEVRFSAFKQALTPKMQGKVINLSADRLTDEKTEQPYYLAQIELTPDSFQKLGDLELLPGMPAEVLINTGERTVFEYLMQPITNAFARAFIED from the coding sequence ATGAAAGAACGGCTTGCACAAGTAACTACAGTTACAGGAATCCCGCTATTGACTGACGACCGGTCAATTCGTACTATTGGCGTTGTTATCCTCATTGCTACCTTCGGTATTTTGGGGACATGGGGTTATCTGGCTCCCATAGATAGCGCAGCCTTGGCACCTGGCTATGTCACCGTAAAATCTCATAGAAAAACCGTACAACATCTGGATGGTGGCATAGTCAGTCAATTAATGGCAAAAGATGGTGATGTCGTCAAGGCCGGCGATGTATTACTAATACTTGATGGTACCGAAGTTAAAGCACAACTGGAAATCATTCGCGGCCAACACATCACCTTGTCAGCGCAAATAGCCCGGCTTATGGCAGAAAGAGACCAACAGAATCAAATTAATTTCCCTGATGAGCTGCACGACCTGTCTGACCCCCATATTGCTCAGGCAACACATGGAGAAAGCCAACTATTTAGTGCCCGAAAAAGCGCGCTACAAGGTGAAATATCGGTTTTAAACCAAAGAATAAGCCAGTTGGGATCAAAAATAAAGGGTCTGCAAGGCCAACGTAGTAGTAAAGAAGCCTTAATGATCTCTTATGGTGATGAAGTTCATGATCTAAAAGAATTATTGGCCGAAGGATTTGCCGACAAACAAAGACTGCGGGATATTGAACGTAATCATGCACAAGTTACCGGAGAAGTTGCCGCCTTAAGCTCTGAAATTGCAGGCAATGAAATCCAGATTGGCGAAACAAAATTACAAATTTTACAGCTACAAAAAAAGTTCCAGGAAGAAGTTGCACTTAAACTCGGTGAAGTGCAAGCGGAGTTATATGACGTTGCCCAACGTCTGGTGGCAACCAGAGACAAAGTAGCCAGAACGGTTATCATTGCACCTGCCAATGGTCGTGTATTGGGCTTATCCGTCCATAACGTGGGCGGTGTCATTTCACCCGGTAAACCCATACTCGATATTGTCCCGCAGCAAGAAGAATTAATCATTGATGCTCAAGTATCACCGATGGATATAGACAGAGTCAGAGCAGGATTACTCGCAGAAGTCAGGTTTAGTGCCTTTAAACAGGCCTTAACACCAAAAATGCAAGGTAAAGTCATTAATTTATCAGCAGACCGGTTAACTGATGAAAAAACCGAACAACCTTATTATCTGGCGCAAATTGAATTAACCCCGGACAGCTTTCAAAAATTGGGAGATCTTGAATTACTACCAGGAATGCCCGCAGAAGTACTGATCAATACCGGTGAAAGAACGGTCTTTGAATACCTGATGCAGCCCATTACTAATGCTTTTGCCCGCGCATTTATAGAAGATTGA
- a CDS encoding peroxiredoxin — MASTVPNVVFKTRVRDESLGGDNPFRWQDVSTDDVFKGKKIVIFCLPGAFTPTCSSTHVPGYDAKYQEIIDQGIDEVYCLSVNDAFTMFQWGKHLGVKHVKMLPDGNGDFTQAMGMLVKKENVGFGYRSWRYSMLVDDKTIVKLFSEPGQTDNCPDDPFTVSDADTMLAYLKQ; from the coding sequence ATGGCTTCAACTGTACCCAATGTTGTTTTTAAAACGCGTGTCCGTGATGAAAGTTTAGGTGGCGATAACCCTTTTCGTTGGCAAGATGTTAGTACCGATGATGTTTTTAAAGGCAAAAAAATCGTTATATTCTGTCTGCCTGGTGCCTTTACACCGACTTGTTCAAGCACGCATGTACCGGGTTACGATGCAAAATATCAGGAAATTATCGATCAAGGTATCGATGAAGTTTATTGTTTAAGTGTTAATGATGCATTTACCATGTTCCAATGGGGTAAACATTTAGGTGTTAAGCATGTAAAAATGCTGCCTGATGGTAATGGGGATTTTACCCAGGCCATGGGTATGCTGGTTAAAAAAGAAAACGTAGGCTTTGGTTATCGTTCATGGCGTTATTCCATGCTGGTTGACGATAAAACTATCGTCAAACTGTTTAGTGAACCCGGACAAACCGATAATTGTCCTGACGACCCGTTTACTGTCAGTGATGCTGACACCATGCTTGCTTATTTAAAGCAATAA
- a CDS encoding encapsulin-associated ferritin-like protein encodes MANEGYHEPINELSDETRDMHRAITSLMEELEAIDWYNQRVDACKDNELKAILAHNRDEEKEHAAMILEWIRRKDTKLDKELHDYLFTDKPIAH; translated from the coding sequence ATGGCAAATGAAGGTTATCACGAACCGATTAATGAATTATCTGACGAAACACGGGATATGCATCGTGCCATTACTTCGTTAATGGAAGAGCTTGAAGCAATCGACTGGTACAACCAACGAGTGGATGCTTGTAAAGATAATGAATTAAAAGCTATCCTTGCACATAATCGCGATGAAGAGAAAGAACATGCGGCGATGATACTGGAATGGATTCGTAGAAAAGATACCAAGCTGGATAAAGAGTTACATGATTATTTATTTACCGATAAACCTATCGCCCATTAA
- a CDS encoding DUF3683 domain-containing protein, whose translation MNSTFPPLFSDASPARLREIPYNYTSFSDREIVIRLLGEENWLILESLRGERVTGRSAKMLFEVLGDIWAVQRNPYLEDDLLDNRKRRKALLTALRHRLKQMQKRDAEDESEHPDRTRRVNLLIDAAHQAVNAFEADFKRTQEMRQKALALLAKHTRKDNICFDGFARVSHVTDATDWRVEYPFVVLYPCTEEEVGHLVRDCIKLGLTIIPRGGGTGYTGGAVPLTLYSAVINTEKLIDIGLVEQETSLPGVEQTYATINTGAGVVTRRVMDVADIAGLVFACDPTSADASCVGGNVAMNAGGKKAVLWGTALDNLLSWRMVTPDGNWLDVERFNHNLGKIHDQDQVTFLLKRFDAKRKNLLSEERLVIPGANFRKGELGKDVTDKFLGGLPGIQKEGCDGIITSACWILHKMPSFTRTFCLEFYGQVREAVPSIVEIRDYLAALPKNGELRVMLAGLEHLDERYVKAVGYASKAKNHGRPKMVLIGDIVGDNDKQVALAASEVVRLCNARDAEGFIAVSPETRQTFWLDRARTAAIAKHTNAFKINEDVVIPLPRMGDYCDGIERINIELSLRNKLRLCHALSDFLEGELPLRSYENGVDKIDLIGDRREHALTIIEQVRERWQWQYDNLDLPLQQADAACKEHGITVGELTNRAAQPTLFHRLQDHSLRVSWKQELQPLLKNIFEGDNFRPVIERIDAVHKEVLRGRVFVALHMHAGDGNVHTNLPVNSDHYEMLQEANIAVARIMELARSLGGVISGEHGIGITKYEFLSTEELASFHDYKQRVDPEGRFNRGKLMPGAGMEAAYTTSFSLMGYESLILQQSDIGAISDSIKDCLRCGKCKPVCATHVPRANLLYSPRNKILATSLLIEAFLYEEQTRRGISITHWKEFEDVADHCTVCHKCFNPCPVDIDFGDVSMNMRNLLRKMGKQSFNPVKTAAIAFLSTGRPNSIKFMRKLLIEWSYKAQRIGNFLLRPWGKAQLAQPPSSTGKPPMREFVIHFTNRKMPDNVPSKTARALLGIESDQIVPIIRDRNKTRADSEAVFYFPGCGSERLFSQVGLATQAMLYEIGVQTVLPPGYLCCGYPQRAAGQFDKAEKISTDNRVLFHRVANTLNYLDIKTVVVSCGTCFDQLLDYEFDKIFPGCRMLDIHEYLLEKGVKLEGVNGTRYLYHDPCHSPMKQQDPMKTVNALIGAEVLKSERCCGESGTLAVARPDISTQVRYSKAVELKNDTGKVRADGFDGPIKMLTSCPSCVQGLQRFEDGEEQLDVDYIVVEIARHVLGKNWMKNYIKQAGSGGIERVLL comes from the coding sequence GTGAATTCAACATTCCCCCCCTTGTTTTCCGATGCGTCGCCAGCGCGGCTACGCGAAATTCCTTATAATTACACCTCTTTTTCAGACCGCGAAATTGTTATTCGCCTGTTGGGTGAAGAGAACTGGCTCATTCTGGAATCGCTGCGTGGCGAACGGGTAACCGGTCGTTCTGCAAAAATGCTTTTTGAGGTACTGGGAGATATTTGGGCGGTTCAGCGTAATCCTTATCTTGAAGACGATTTGCTGGATAACCGTAAACGCCGGAAAGCCTTGCTAACAGCATTACGTCATCGTCTTAAACAGATGCAAAAACGCGATGCCGAAGATGAAAGCGAGCATCCTGACCGGACACGTCGGGTTAACTTGTTGATTGACGCTGCACATCAGGCTGTTAATGCCTTTGAAGCGGATTTTAAACGCACTCAAGAAATGCGCCAGAAAGCCTTGGCTTTACTGGCCAAACATACCCGTAAAGACAATATCTGTTTCGATGGTTTTGCCCGTGTCTCTCACGTTACCGATGCTACTGACTGGCGCGTGGAATATCCCTTTGTCGTTTTATATCCTTGTACTGAAGAAGAAGTTGGCCATTTGGTGCGCGATTGTATCAAATTGGGGCTCACCATTATTCCGCGTGGCGGCGGTACCGGTTATACCGGTGGCGCAGTACCGCTGACGCTTTATTCTGCCGTGATTAATACTGAAAAGCTGATTGATATAGGTCTTGTGGAGCAGGAGACAAGTTTGCCGGGTGTTGAGCAGACTTATGCAACGATTAATACCGGTGCCGGTGTAGTGACCCGGCGTGTTATGGATGTGGCTGATATTGCAGGTCTGGTCTTTGCCTGTGACCCTACTTCGGCAGATGCGTCTTGTGTGGGCGGTAATGTGGCGATGAACGCCGGTGGCAAAAAGGCGGTGCTTTGGGGAACGGCATTGGATAATCTACTGTCCTGGCGGATGGTGACGCCGGATGGTAACTGGCTGGATGTTGAGCGATTCAATCATAATTTGGGCAAGATCCACGATCAGGACCAAGTTACCTTTTTATTGAAACGTTTTGACGCTAAAAGAAAAAATTTGCTCTCCGAAGAGCGATTAGTCATTCCTGGTGCAAATTTTCGTAAGGGTGAACTGGGCAAGGACGTTACCGACAAGTTTTTGGGTGGTTTGCCAGGTATTCAAAAAGAAGGCTGCGACGGTATTATTACCTCGGCGTGCTGGATTTTGCACAAAATGCCGTCTTTTACGCGCACTTTTTGTCTGGAATTTTACGGTCAGGTTCGTGAAGCAGTGCCGAGCATCGTCGAGATTCGGGATTATCTGGCAGCCTTGCCTAAAAATGGCGAGCTGCGGGTGATGTTGGCCGGTCTTGAACATCTGGATGAGCGCTATGTAAAAGCAGTCGGTTATGCCAGTAAAGCCAAGAATCATGGTCGGCCAAAAATGGTGCTGATTGGCGATATTGTAGGCGACAATGACAAACAAGTGGCTTTGGCGGCTTCCGAAGTGGTGCGTTTATGTAATGCGCGTGATGCCGAAGGGTTTATTGCAGTCAGTCCTGAAACCCGCCAAACTTTCTGGCTGGATCGGGCGCGGACTGCCGCTATCGCCAAACATACCAACGCCTTTAAAATCAATGAAGATGTCGTGATTCCCTTGCCGCGCATGGGCGATTACTGCGATGGTATCGAACGTATCAATATCGAATTATCACTGCGTAATAAATTACGCTTGTGTCATGCGTTAAGCGACTTTCTGGAAGGTGAATTACCGTTACGTTCTTATGAAAACGGCGTTGACAAAATTGACCTGATCGGTGACCGCCGAGAGCACGCGCTAACGATTATTGAGCAAGTGCGCGAACGCTGGCAGTGGCAGTATGACAATCTCGATTTGCCTTTGCAACAGGCAGATGCGGCTTGCAAGGAACATGGTATTACTGTTGGCGAGTTAACCAATCGCGCTGCGCAGCCAACCCTGTTTCATCGTTTGCAGGATCATTCGTTACGCGTATCCTGGAAGCAGGAATTGCAGCCGTTGTTAAAAAATATTTTCGAGGGTGATAATTTTCGACCGGTTATTGAGCGGATTGATGCCGTACACAAAGAGGTTTTGCGTGGCCGCGTGTTTGTGGCATTGCACATGCATGCCGGGGACGGTAACGTCCATACCAATTTACCGGTCAACTCCGATCATTACGAGATGCTTCAGGAAGCCAATATTGCTGTGGCGCGGATCATGGAGTTGGCGCGTTCTCTGGGTGGCGTGATTTCAGGCGAGCATGGTATCGGCATTACCAAATATGAATTTCTAAGCACTGAAGAGTTGGCCAGTTTTCACGATTACAAACAGCGTGTCGATCCTGAAGGCCGCTTCAATCGCGGAAAACTGATGCCCGGTGCCGGTATGGAGGCAGCTTACACAACTTCGTTTAGTTTGATGGGTTATGAATCCTTGATTCTGCAACAAAGCGATATTGGTGCAATTTCGGATTCCATCAAAGATTGCTTGCGTTGCGGAAAGTGCAAACCCGTTTGTGCCACGCATGTGCCACGCGCCAACTTGTTATATTCGCCGCGCAATAAAATCCTGGCCACGTCACTATTGATAGAAGCCTTTCTTTACGAAGAACAAACCCGGCGCGGTATTTCCATTACCCATTGGAAAGAATTTGAGGATGTAGCGGATCATTGCACCGTGTGTCACAAGTGTTTTAATCCGTGTCCGGTTGATATCGATTTTGGCGACGTGTCCATGAATATGCGTAATCTGCTGCGCAAAATGGGTAAACAGAGTTTTAACCCGGTTAAAACGGCGGCGATTGCATTTTTATCAACCGGTCGTCCCAACAGCATTAAGTTTATGCGTAAGTTGCTGATTGAATGGTCTTATAAAGCCCAGCGGATAGGTAATTTTTTGCTCAGGCCTTGGGGTAAGGCGCAGCTTGCACAGCCGCCGTCATCAACTGGCAAGCCGCCAATGCGTGAATTTGTTATCCATTTTACCAACCGGAAAATGCCTGATAACGTACCGTCCAAAACGGCAAGGGCGCTGTTGGGTATTGAGAGCGATCAAATTGTGCCTATCATCCGGGATAGAAATAAAACCCGTGCCGATTCCGAAGCAGTGTTTTATTTTCCGGGTTGCGGTTCTGAGCGTTTATTTTCTCAGGTAGGTCTGGCTACCCAAGCCATGCTATACGAGATAGGCGTACAGACAGTATTGCCGCCAGGTTATTTGTGTTGCGGTTATCCTCAGCGTGCCGCCGGCCAGTTTGATAAGGCAGAGAAAATATCTACTGATAATCGGGTGCTCTTTCATCGGGTTGCCAATACCTTAAATTATCTGGACATTAAAACCGTTGTGGTTAGTTGTGGAACGTGTTTTGATCAGTTACTGGATTATGAATTTGACAAAATTTTCCCTGGCTGCCGTATGCTCGATATTCATGAATATTTACTGGAAAAAGGCGTCAAGCTGGAGGGTGTTAATGGCACCCGTTATTTGTATCATGATCCTTGCCACAGTCCGATGAAGCAGCAAGATCCGATGAAGACAGTTAATGCCTTGATCGGTGCCGAGGTGCTTAAATCTGAACGTTGCTGCGGCGAATCCGGGACTTTGGCGGTTGCGCGCCCGGACATTTCAACGCAAGTACGTTACAGCAAAGCCGTCGAGTTAAAGAACGATACCGGCAAGGTACGCGCCGATGGCTTCGATGGACCGATTAAGATGCTAACGTCCTGTCCATCTTGCGTACAAGGTTTACAACGCTTTGAGGATGGCGAGGAGCAACTGGATGTGGATTATATTGTTGTGGAAATTGCCCGACATGTGTTGGGTAAAAATTGGATGAAAAATTATATCAAGCAGGCAGGAAGTGGCGGTATAGAAAGAGTATTGTTGTGA
- a CDS encoding type I secretion system permease/ATPase, with protein MKRVNKSDLEEALALCKGAFISAAGFSMVINLLQLVPTIYMLQLYDRVVPTGNRSTLLMLTLIVIVLFLTMGALEWVRSQILVRVSSRLETLLNERLFQVAYKQSLYTGGQRASSQPLDDLTSLRQFMTGNGLFAFFDVPWMPVYIAVMFIFHPLYGWAAIGTSIILVIVAIIQEKSTGKLLGEANNLAMTGRGLVNKNLRNAEVIESMGMLRNIQLRWLEGTKQVLVLQATASSRAGLISGISKVIRLSSQSLILGLGAYLVIENEITPGLMIGGSILLGRALAPIDLLIGTWKGFITARGQYHRLNELLLQIPAETEKMTLPAPEGTFQIEAAVVIPPGAKTPVLKGITLGIAKGDVIGVIGPSGAGKSTFARALLGIWPTANGKIRLDGADVFAWSRDELGPYIGYLPQDIELFEGTISENIARFGDIDSEKVITAAKMADVHDLILRLPEGYDTLIGASGGNLSGGQRQRIGLARALYGDPVVVVLDEPNSNLDEQGEFALGNAIQRLKHKRATVIVITHRNNVLANVDKLLILNDGLVSIYGPKDEVMAHFQQQQMATSPTQAPQAAGTLTTRA; from the coding sequence ATGAAAAGAGTAAATAAGTCTGATTTGGAAGAAGCATTAGCTCTGTGTAAAGGAGCTTTTATATCAGCTGCCGGATTCAGCATGGTTATTAATTTGTTGCAGCTTGTTCCAACTATTTACATGCTGCAATTATATGATCGAGTAGTACCTACCGGAAATCGATCAACCCTGTTAATGTTAACCTTGATAGTAATCGTACTATTTTTGACGATGGGCGCCTTGGAATGGGTACGTTCACAGATACTGGTCAGGGTTAGCTCACGATTGGAAACACTACTTAATGAAAGATTGTTTCAGGTCGCTTATAAACAATCACTCTATACAGGTGGACAACGAGCAAGCTCGCAACCCCTCGATGACTTGACATCCTTAAGGCAATTTATGACTGGCAACGGCCTGTTTGCTTTTTTTGATGTGCCTTGGATGCCTGTCTACATTGCCGTTATGTTTATTTTTCATCCTTTATACGGGTGGGCAGCTATAGGCACTTCGATAATACTGGTTATCGTCGCCATCATTCAGGAAAAGTCTACCGGTAAATTATTGGGCGAAGCCAATAATTTGGCGATGACAGGCCGTGGTCTGGTCAATAAAAACCTCAGAAATGCTGAAGTTATTGAGTCCATGGGGATGTTGCGAAATATTCAACTGCGATGGCTTGAAGGTACAAAACAAGTTTTAGTATTACAGGCAACAGCAAGTTCTCGCGCCGGTTTAATTAGCGGCATATCAAAAGTTATTCGACTGTCATCACAATCCTTAATTTTAGGCCTGGGTGCCTATTTAGTGATAGAGAATGAAATAACACCCGGCTTAATGATCGGCGGTTCCATTCTGTTAGGCCGCGCGCTTGCACCTATCGATTTGTTGATTGGTACCTGGAAAGGTTTTATTACTGCGCGTGGGCAATACCATCGCCTTAATGAATTATTGCTTCAGATACCGGCCGAAACCGAGAAAATGACCTTACCAGCACCAGAAGGTACTTTCCAGATAGAAGCTGCCGTAGTCATTCCTCCTGGAGCAAAAACACCGGTTTTAAAAGGCATTACCTTAGGCATTGCAAAAGGTGATGTAATTGGCGTAATTGGTCCCAGCGGAGCGGGGAAATCTACTTTTGCCCGCGCCTTATTGGGTATCTGGCCGACCGCGAACGGGAAAATTCGTCTGGATGGCGCGGACGTTTTTGCCTGGAGTCGTGATGAATTAGGTCCTTATATTGGCTACTTGCCACAAGATATAGAGCTATTTGAAGGCACCATCAGTGAAAACATTGCGCGTTTTGGTGATATAGATTCGGAAAAAGTGATTACTGCCGCCAAAATGGCCGATGTGCATGACCTGATTTTACGTTTACCGGAAGGCTATGACACACTGATAGGCGCAAGCGGCGGTAACTTATCCGGTGGTCAACGCCAGCGTATCGGTTTGGCCAGAGCACTTTACGGTGATCCTGTCGTAGTGGTGCTGGACGAACCAAACTCAAATCTGGATGAGCAAGGCGAGTTTGCCTTGGGAAATGCGATCCAGCGTTTAAAGCATAAAAGAGCCACTGTTATTGTTATTACTCATCGAAATAATGTCCTGGCAAATGTAGACAAGCTGCTCATCTTAAATGACGGACTTGTTTCTATTTATGGGCCCAAGGACGAGGTCATGGCGCATTTTCAACAGCAACAAATGGCGACATCACCGACACAGGCTCCTCAGGCAGCCGGCACCCTAACTACTCGGGCATAA
- a CDS encoding TolC family outer membrane protein gives MKKLPLLIACLTILYTGVGKAEDLLTIYQQALDADPQLQTASLKVEIGAAQKGQALGQMLPQISANTNWSKNSQASGVSGVPSSACSNPPCTSNYNGTRYTVSLTQTVLDFAKFWDWRRAQEIENQYASENIEAQHALMFNVVEKYFDVLEAEDQLHYLQAESESTLKQLEQVQKQYAKQLVLVTDLYEVEARIDQIKATEIEAETLLATARESLKELTNTEPVALYQLRDEIDYKKLDGALKDWIEVAKSENPTLAAQLSAIAAASDNVAVQKSRYLPVVDMQLNYNATNTGYQSINLGSNYETQVAAINVNIPLFTGGTTTNRMFEAQHKLSISKYENEAKIRTLIKETSDSFLSSNASVRRISATRKALESAIKSRQAMESGFGYGVQTITDVLNAQQGEFKSKRDLSQAKYSYIKNRMRFMTAVGLISQENMIEVNNWLQVMPKQSKINSN, from the coding sequence ATGAAAAAACTACCACTACTCATCGCTTGTCTGACTATCCTGTACACAGGTGTTGGTAAAGCTGAAGACTTACTTACTATCTATCAACAAGCATTAGACGCTGATCCGCAGTTACAAACGGCGTCATTAAAAGTTGAAATAGGTGCTGCACAAAAAGGTCAAGCTCTGGGTCAAATGCTGCCACAAATAAGCGCCAATACAAATTGGTCGAAAAACAGTCAAGCTTCAGGCGTCTCTGGCGTGCCAAGTAGCGCTTGTTCAAACCCACCCTGCACATCTAATTATAACGGTACCCGTTATACGGTTTCATTGACACAAACGGTGCTTGATTTTGCCAAGTTTTGGGACTGGCGACGTGCGCAGGAAATTGAAAACCAATACGCTTCAGAAAATATTGAAGCACAGCACGCCCTGATGTTTAATGTAGTCGAAAAGTATTTTGATGTGCTTGAAGCTGAAGACCAGTTACATTATCTTCAGGCAGAAAGTGAAAGCACCTTAAAACAACTGGAACAGGTCCAAAAACAGTATGCCAAGCAACTTGTTTTAGTCACTGACTTATACGAAGTAGAAGCCCGAATAGATCAGATAAAAGCCACTGAAATTGAAGCGGAAACGCTATTGGCCACAGCTCGGGAAAGTTTAAAAGAATTAACCAATACCGAACCGGTAGCACTCTATCAATTGCGTGATGAAATAGACTACAAAAAACTGGATGGTGCACTTAAAGATTGGATTGAAGTCGCTAAAAGTGAGAACCCTACTCTGGCAGCCCAACTCAGTGCCATAGCAGCGGCAAGTGACAATGTAGCCGTACAAAAATCAAGATATTTACCTGTGGTTGACATGCAACTAAATTATAATGCTACCAACACCGGGTATCAAAGCATCAATTTGGGCAGTAACTATGAAACCCAAGTAGCCGCAATAAACGTTAACATTCCTTTATTTACCGGAGGGACAACGACCAACCGTATGTTTGAGGCTCAACATAAATTGTCTATCAGCAAATATGAAAATGAAGCCAAAATTCGTACCTTAATTAAAGAAACCAGCGATTCTTTTTTAAGTTCCAATGCCAGTGTCAGACGAATTAGTGCAACCCGTAAAGCGCTAGAATCCGCTATTAAATCCAGACAGGCAATGGAAAGTGGTTTTGGTTATGGTGTTCAAACCATCACTGATGTATTAAATGCCCAACAAGGTGAATTTAAATCCAAAAGAGATTTATCACAGGCAAAATACAGCTATATAAAAAACAGGATGCGTTTTATGACAGCTGTCGGCTTAATAAGCCAGGAAAATATGATCGAAGTTAATAATTGGTTGCAAGTCATGCCAAAACAATCAAAAATAAATTCAAATTAA